The Sebastes fasciatus isolate fSebFas1 chromosome 4, fSebFas1.pri, whole genome shotgun sequence genome window below encodes:
- the parvb gene encoding beta-parvin isoform X3 — MDADDMSDLHEEGKNAINAPMLPTGTDIHPEDTLLEENAERIMLDPTSRENLKFKDLLKVLIDWINSELEEDRIIVKDLAEDCYDGQVLQKLFEKLSGRKLNVAEVTQSEIGQKQKLQTVLEAVNELLRPHGWTIEWSVDSIHSKNLVAIVYLLVALAMHFLAPIRLPEHVSVQVVVVKKREGILQTALVTKELTSTTEMMMGRFERDAFDTLLDHAPDKLNVVKTSLITFVNKHLNKLNLEVTELESQFADGVYLILLMGLLEDYFVPLYNFFLTPESFEQKVHNVAFAFELMQDGGLRKPKARPEDVVNLNLKSTLRVLYNLFTNYKNSD; from the exons ATGGATGCTGACGACA TGAGTGATCTCCATGAGGAGGGGAAGAATGCCATCAACGCTCCCATGCTCCCCACAGGGACAGACATCCATCCAGAGGACACACTGCTag AGGAGAACGCTGAGAGGATCATGTTGGACCCAACATCGCGGGAAAATCTTAAATTTAAAGATCTTCTGAAG GTCCTGATTGACTGGATCAACAGTGAGTTGGAGGAGGATAGGATCATCGTCAAAGACCTGGCGGAGGACTGTTACGATGGACAAGTGCTCCAGAAGTTATTTG AAAAGTTGTCGGGCAGGAAGCTGAACGTGGCCGAGGTGACCCAGTCAGAGATCGGCCAGAAGCAGAAGCTTCAGACGGTTTTAGAGGCCGTCAACGAGCTGCTGAGGCCTCACGGCTGGACCATTGAGTGGAGCGTGGACT CTATCCATTCAAAGAACCTGGTGGCTATCGTCTATCTGCTGGTGGCTCTCGCGATGCACTTCCTGGCGCCCATTCGGCTGCCTGAGCATGTTTCTGTGCAGGTGGTGGTCGTCAAG AAGCGAGAGGGCATCCTGCAGACTGCTCTTGTGACCAAGGAGCTGACGAGCACTACAGA aatGATGATGGGACGGTTTG aGAGGGATGCATTTGACACTTTGCTGGATCACGCACCTGACAAGCTCAACGTGGTGAAAACG TCTCTCATCACCTTCGTGAACAAACACCTGAACAAGCTGAACCTGGAAGTTACTGAGCTGGAATCTCAG ttTGCTGATGGCGTGTACCTGATATTGCTGATGGGGCTGCTAGAAGACTACTTTGTCCCTCTGTACAACTTCTTCCTCACCCCCGAGAGCTTCGAACAGAAG GTCCACAACGTGGCGTTTGCCTTTGAGCTGATGCAGGATGGAGGCCTGAGGAAACCCAAAGCCAGACCAGAAG ATGTTGTCAACCTGAACCTGAAGTCCACCCTCAGAGTCCTCTACAACCTGTTCACCAACTACAAAAACTCGGACTGA
- the parvb gene encoding beta-parvin isoform X2, with amino-acid sequence MAGLLCGTKRKKQVSDLHEEGKNAINAPMLPTGTDIHPEDTLLEENAERIMLDPTSRENLKFKDLLKVLIDWINSELEEDRIIVKDLAEDCYDGQVLQKLFEKLSGRKLNVAEVTQSEIGQKQKLQTVLEAVNELLRPHGWTIEWSVDSIHSKNLVAIVYLLVALAMHFLAPIRLPEHVSVQVVVVKKREGILQTALVTKELTSTTEMMMGRFERDAFDTLLDHAPDKLNVVKTSLITFVNKHLNKLNLEVTELESQFADGVYLILLMGLLEDYFVPLYNFFLTPESFEQKVHNVAFAFELMQDGGLRKPKARPEDVVNLNLKSTLRVLYNLFTNYKNSD; translated from the exons ATGGCGGGGCTGCTGTGTGGGACCAAGAGGAAGAAACAAG TGAGTGATCTCCATGAGGAGGGGAAGAATGCCATCAACGCTCCCATGCTCCCCACAGGGACAGACATCCATCCAGAGGACACACTGCTag AGGAGAACGCTGAGAGGATCATGTTGGACCCAACATCGCGGGAAAATCTTAAATTTAAAGATCTTCTGAAG GTCCTGATTGACTGGATCAACAGTGAGTTGGAGGAGGATAGGATCATCGTCAAAGACCTGGCGGAGGACTGTTACGATGGACAAGTGCTCCAGAAGTTATTTG AAAAGTTGTCGGGCAGGAAGCTGAACGTGGCCGAGGTGACCCAGTCAGAGATCGGCCAGAAGCAGAAGCTTCAGACGGTTTTAGAGGCCGTCAACGAGCTGCTGAGGCCTCACGGCTGGACCATTGAGTGGAGCGTGGACT CTATCCATTCAAAGAACCTGGTGGCTATCGTCTATCTGCTGGTGGCTCTCGCGATGCACTTCCTGGCGCCCATTCGGCTGCCTGAGCATGTTTCTGTGCAGGTGGTGGTCGTCAAG AAGCGAGAGGGCATCCTGCAGACTGCTCTTGTGACCAAGGAGCTGACGAGCACTACAGA aatGATGATGGGACGGTTTG aGAGGGATGCATTTGACACTTTGCTGGATCACGCACCTGACAAGCTCAACGTGGTGAAAACG TCTCTCATCACCTTCGTGAACAAACACCTGAACAAGCTGAACCTGGAAGTTACTGAGCTGGAATCTCAG ttTGCTGATGGCGTGTACCTGATATTGCTGATGGGGCTGCTAGAAGACTACTTTGTCCCTCTGTACAACTTCTTCCTCACCCCCGAGAGCTTCGAACAGAAG GTCCACAACGTGGCGTTTGCCTTTGAGCTGATGCAGGATGGAGGCCTGAGGAAACCCAAAGCCAGACCAGAAG ATGTTGTCAACCTGAACCTGAAGTCCACCCTCAGAGTCCTCTACAACCTGTTCACCAACTACAAAAACTCGGACTGA
- the parvb gene encoding beta-parvin isoform X1, with translation MSANTSAQSAKMKKDESFLGKLGGTLGRKKKSKEVSDLHEEGKNAINAPMLPTGTDIHPEDTLLEENAERIMLDPTSRENLKFKDLLKVLIDWINSELEEDRIIVKDLAEDCYDGQVLQKLFEKLSGRKLNVAEVTQSEIGQKQKLQTVLEAVNELLRPHGWTIEWSVDSIHSKNLVAIVYLLVALAMHFLAPIRLPEHVSVQVVVVKKREGILQTALVTKELTSTTEMMMGRFERDAFDTLLDHAPDKLNVVKTSLITFVNKHLNKLNLEVTELESQFADGVYLILLMGLLEDYFVPLYNFFLTPESFEQKVHNVAFAFELMQDGGLRKPKARPEDVVNLNLKSTLRVLYNLFTNYKNSD, from the exons TGAGTGATCTCCATGAGGAGGGGAAGAATGCCATCAACGCTCCCATGCTCCCCACAGGGACAGACATCCATCCAGAGGACACACTGCTag AGGAGAACGCTGAGAGGATCATGTTGGACCCAACATCGCGGGAAAATCTTAAATTTAAAGATCTTCTGAAG GTCCTGATTGACTGGATCAACAGTGAGTTGGAGGAGGATAGGATCATCGTCAAAGACCTGGCGGAGGACTGTTACGATGGACAAGTGCTCCAGAAGTTATTTG AAAAGTTGTCGGGCAGGAAGCTGAACGTGGCCGAGGTGACCCAGTCAGAGATCGGCCAGAAGCAGAAGCTTCAGACGGTTTTAGAGGCCGTCAACGAGCTGCTGAGGCCTCACGGCTGGACCATTGAGTGGAGCGTGGACT CTATCCATTCAAAGAACCTGGTGGCTATCGTCTATCTGCTGGTGGCTCTCGCGATGCACTTCCTGGCGCCCATTCGGCTGCCTGAGCATGTTTCTGTGCAGGTGGTGGTCGTCAAG AAGCGAGAGGGCATCCTGCAGACTGCTCTTGTGACCAAGGAGCTGACGAGCACTACAGA aatGATGATGGGACGGTTTG aGAGGGATGCATTTGACACTTTGCTGGATCACGCACCTGACAAGCTCAACGTGGTGAAAACG TCTCTCATCACCTTCGTGAACAAACACCTGAACAAGCTGAACCTGGAAGTTACTGAGCTGGAATCTCAG ttTGCTGATGGCGTGTACCTGATATTGCTGATGGGGCTGCTAGAAGACTACTTTGTCCCTCTGTACAACTTCTTCCTCACCCCCGAGAGCTTCGAACAGAAG GTCCACAACGTGGCGTTTGCCTTTGAGCTGATGCAGGATGGAGGCCTGAGGAAACCCAAAGCCAGACCAGAAG ATGTTGTCAACCTGAACCTGAAGTCCACCCTCAGAGTCCTCTACAACCTGTTCACCAACTACAAAAACTCGGACTGA